The genome window TAAAATAGTAAGTAGTGCAGAGCGATTGTTTTCCTCTTTAAAGCAAGGAGAAAAAAGTAATTTTCTTCCTGCAAAATATATAGGAGGTAATAGCTTTATCAATAAGGATTTGGAGCAGACTACTTTGATAATGGGTTTTGAAGGAACGCCTTATATTAACTTAGAAAGGCTTTACCGAACCCAGTTACTTGCTATAATATTCGGAGGTGGTATGTCTTCACGTTTATTCCAGCATATTCGTGAAAAATTAGGTCTTGCATATGCAGTGGGTAGTTATAATAGTACATATTCTGATAGTGGTGTATTTACTATTTATGCAAGTACCGCACATGATAAATTGGAGTTATTATATAAAGAGCTTAAAACCGAAATAACCAAGATGACTGAGAAAGTTAATGAAGAAGAGATGATTAGAGCTAAAACACAACTACGAAGTAATTTGTTGATGGCACAAGAAAAAGTAGCTTATAAATCAGAAGAAATCGGTAAAAATTATGCAGCTTTCGGTAAATATATTTCTCCTGAAGAGATTATGGAAATTATTACGAATATAAAAGCCGATGACATTATTAATACGGCAAATAAAATATTTAGTGGTATTACTACATCGGCAATTATCGGTCCGAATGATCTTCAGGGATTTTAATCTCGTTCTCGCGTTGATATCTAATCGTCATTGCGAGGAGCGAAGCGACGTGGCAATCTCATGATAACAAACTCCTGAGATTGCTTCGTCGAATTACTACGTAATTCTTCTCGCAATGACGGAAAATCGGCCCACGCAAGCAAGCATTCTTAGCAATGACGAGGAAAATGAATTTTGAGAAAATAGCAAATGAAAACACAACTTTACAAAGGTTCAAGTAAAATTTTATATTCCGCCAAAGAAGATTTTTTACTTATAATGGCCTTTTCCGATAATGTTAGCTTAGAAAGCGGTGAAAATATTGAGGTCTCAGGTAAAGGGGTACTTAATAATAATATTTCTTCCTTTCTAATGGATAAACTGGAAATGAACGGCATTGAAAATCATTTTATTGAAAAAATAAATATGAGGGAGCAATTAATTCAATATGTTGAGGTTTTTCCGGTACAAGTAATAATATCATCGGTAGCATGCGGTAGATTTGTAAAAGAGTTCGGTATGGACGAAGGGTATGTATTTGATAAACCGATCATTGATTTTAAGGTCCGAAGTCGTGAATTTAAATATCCAATAGTTAATGAGTATCAAATATTAAATTTCGGCTGGTTAACTAGGGATGAAA of Rickettsia tillamookensis contains these proteins:
- a CDS encoding M16 family metallopeptidase, yielding MKENFNVSKLKNGLTILTYNMPYVNSVAINLIVKVGSRYENPEEEGISHFLEHMAFKGTTTRTAKQIAEEFDEIGGHFNAYTGHEKTIYYARVLSENCDKALNILGDIIQNSIFAEEEIAKEYQVILQEIAHSQDNPDDLIYEKFYSSVYKDQPLGKPILGTSKTLSSFTKEHFLSFIDKHYNAGNLYLSVAGNVEHDKIVSSAERLFSSLKQGEKSNFLPAKYIGGNSFINKDLEQTTLIMGFEGTPYINLERLYRTQLLAIIFGGGMSSRLFQHIREKLGLAYAVGSYNSTYSDSGVFTIYASTAHDKLELLYKELKTEITKMTEKVNEEEMIRAKTQLRSNLLMAQEKVAYKSEEIGKNYAAFGKYISPEEIMEIITNIKADDIINTANKIFSGITTSAIIGPNDLQGF
- a CDS encoding phosphoribosylaminoimidazolesuccinocarboxamide synthase, which encodes MKTQLYKGSSKILYSAKEDFLLIMAFSDNVSLESGENIEVSGKGVLNNNISSFLMDKLEMNGIENHFIEKINMREQLIQYVEVFPVQVIISSVACGRFVKEFGMDEGYVFDKPIIDFKVRSREFKYPIVNEYQILNFGWLTRDEIKAVKEQALRIYDFLSGLFIGVGIRLVECKLEFGRVFNGEESIIMLTDEISPDNCRLWHINSNEKLGFELLENEPNKAFESYQLIADRLKEK